The Nocardioides zeae genome includes the window CGACGTGGGCCGCTTCGACGACGGCGGCTTCCTCTTCGTGCACGACCGCATCAAGGACATGATCATCTCGGGAGGCGAGAACATCTACAGCCCCGAGGTCGAGCGCGTGCTGGCCGAGCACCCGGCCGTGCTGGAGTGCGCCGTCATCGGCGTGCCCGACGACCGCTGGGGCGAGACGGTCAAGGCGGTCGTCGCGCTCAAGCCCGACACGAGCGCGACGGAGGAGGAGATCATCGCCTTCTGCCGCGAGCGGCTCGCCGGCTTCAAGTGCCCGCGCTCCGTCGACGTGCTGCCCGCCCTGCCGCGCAACCCGACGGGCAAGATCCTCAAGCGGGACCTGCGCTCGCCGTACTGGGAGGGCCGCGGCTCCGCGATCGTGTGACGCACCCGCGGTGGCGGGAGGGGACCGACGTCCCCTCCCGTTCACCTCGATGCTCGATCATGCGTCGGTGACCGACCTGCTCGACCCGCTGCGCCGCGCCCACCTCGCCCCGCCGGAGCGCACCCTCGTCGACGTCGTCCGCGCGACCGTCGCCCAGGCCGCCGACGAGGCGGCGGTCGACGCGAGCGACGGCGTCCTCACCTACGCGGAGCTCGAGGAGGCCGCGACCGGCCTCGCGGCCGAGCTCGCCGGGCACGGCGTCGGTCCCGGCAGCAAGGTCGGCGTGCGGGTCACGTCGGGCACGACCGACCTGTACGTCGCGATCCTCGGCGTCCTGCTGGCCGGTGCGGCCTACGTGCCGGTCGACGCCGACGACCCCGAGGAGCGGGCGACCCTCGTCTTCGGCGAGGCGGACGTGGCCGCGGTGGTCGGGGACGACCTGGTCGTCGACGTCCGTCGCCCGGCGGCGCCGCGCGAGATCGAGGACCCGTCGCCCGACGACGACGCCTGGGTGATCTTCACGTCGGGCTCGACCGGGAAGCCGAAGGGCGTCGCGGTCACCCACCGCAACGCGGCGGCCTTCGTGGACGCCGAGTCCCGGATGTTCCTGCAGGCGGAGCCGCTCGGCGTCGGCGACCGCGTCATGGCCGGGCTGTCCGTCGCCTTCGACGCGAGCTGCGAGGAGATCTGGCTGGCGTGGCGGTACGGCGCGTGCCTGGTCCCCGCGCCGCGGGCGCTGGTGCGCTCCGGGATCGACGTCGGGCCGTGGCTCGTCGCCAACCGGGTCACCGTCGTGTCGACGGTCCCGACGCTGGTCGCGCTGTGGCCGGCGGAGGCCCTCGAGCGCGTGCGGCTGCTCATCATGGGCGGGGAGGCCTGCCCGCCGGAGCTGGCGGCCCGCCTGGCGCGTCCGGGCCGGGAGGTCTGGAACACCTACGGGCCGACCGAGGCGACGGTCGTGGCCTGCGGTTGCGAGCTGACCGGCGAGCCGCCCGTGCGCATCGGCCTGCCGCTCGACGGCTGGGACCTCGCGGTGGTGGACCCGGCCACCGGTGTGCCGGTGGGGGAGGGCGAGCCCGGCGAGCTGATCATCGGCGGGGTCGGCCTGGCCCGCTACCTCGACCCGGAGAAGGACGCCGAGAAGTACGCCCCGATGCCCACCCTCGGCTGGGAGCGGGCCTACCGCTCGGGCGACATCGTGGTCAACGACCCCGCGGGCCTGCTCTTCGCCGGCCGCGCCGACGACCAGGTCAAGCTCGGTGGTCGCCGCATCGAGCTCGGCGAGGTCGACTCGGCCCTCCTCGCGCTGCCGGGCGTGCAGGGCGCCGCGGCGGCCGTGCGGCGGACGGCGGCGGGCAACCAGCTGCTGGTGGGGTACGTCGCGGTGGACCCCGACTTCGACCCCGCCGCCGCCCTCGACCGGCTGCGCGGCTCGCTCCCCGCCGCGCTCGTGCCCCGGCTGGCGGTGGTGGACACGCTGCCGACGCGCACGTCGGGCAAGGTCGACCGCGACGCGCTGCCCTGGCCGCTGCCGGGCGCGGCCGGTGCCGGCGGCGGGTCGCGGAGCCCCGGCGACCTCAGCGACACCGAGTCCTGGATCGCCGAGCTGTGGCTCGAGGTGCTGGGGGCCGACGTCTCCGGCCGCGACGCCGACTTCTTCGACCTCGGCGGTGGCAGCCTCACGGCGGCGCAGATGGTCTCCCGGCTCCGGAGCCGCTTCCCCGAGGTGGCCGTCGGCGACATCTACGAGCGCTCCAGCGTGGGCGCGCTCGCGGCGTACCTCGACGGCCTCGCCGCGCCGCAGGCCGCCGAGCGGGACCGTCCGGTGCGACCGATCCCCGTGAAGAGCCAGGCCGGCCAGGTCGTCGGCACCCTCGGCGTGCGGGCCGTGGGCGGCCTGCGGTGGGTCGCCTGGACGCTCGTCGCGTCGACCGTCGTCGGCGTCGTGGCGGACCTGGACTGGCTGCCGTCGGCCCCGTGGTGGGTGCTCGTGCTGCTGTGGCTCGGGCTGCTCACGCCACCGGGCCGGATCCTGCTCGCGGCCGCCCAGGCGCGCGTGCTCCTGGCGGGCGTCGAGCCGGGGGAGCACCCGCGCGGGGGCAAGGTGCACCTGCGGCTGTGGCTCGCGGACCGCCTCGCCGACGAGATCGGCGCGACGGCGCTGGCGGGGGCACCGCTGATGACCTGGTACGCCCGCCTCCTCGGCGCCCGCATCGGCCGCGACGTCGACCTCCACTCCCTGCCGGGGGTGACGGGGATGCTCACGCTGGGCAAGGGCTGCTCCGTGGAGCCTGAGGTGGACCTCTCGGGCTACTGGATCGACGGCGACGTCGTGCGCCTCGGTCCGGTCGAGGTCGGGCCCCGGGCCCGCATCGGTGCCCGCAGCACCCTGTGCCCGGGTGCGCACGTGGGAGCGGACGCGGAGGTCGCGCCCGGTTCCGCGGTCTTCGGCGCCGTGCCGGCGGGCGAGTTCTGGGCGGGGTCGCCGGCGCGGCGCCGCCGCAAGGACGCCCGGGGGCCGTGGCAGGACCGACCGGTGCGCAGCCGGGCGTGGGTCGCGGCGTACGCGCTGGCCGCCGTCGTGGTCGGCCTGCTGCCGGCGGCCGCGATCGGGGTCGGTCTCCTCGTCGCGCTGCCGGGCCTCGGCGACGTGGACGGGTACGGCGCGCTCCTGGCCCACCTGCTCCTGCGGACCCCGCCGGCGGTCGTGCTGGCGCTCCTCGTGCTGGCGCTCCTCGTCTGGCTGGTCGTGCGGCTGTGCGGGCTCGGCGTCCGCGCCGGGGTGCACCCGGTGCGGAGCGGCCCGGCGCTCGCGGTCTGGACGACGATGCGGGTGCTCGACGAGGCCCGCACCTGGCTCTACGGGCTCTACGCGTCCTCCCTCACGCCCTTCTGGCTGCGCGCGCTGGGCGCGCGGATCGGCACGGGGGTCGAGGCCTCGACGGTGCTGATGATCCCGTCGCTGACGCAGGTCAACGACCACTCCTTCCTGGCCGACGACACGCTCATCGGGGGCTACGAGCTCGGCGGGGGGTGGCTGCGGGCCGAGCGCGTCAAGATCGGCAAGCGCGCCTTCGTCGGCAACTCCGGCATGGCCGCCCCGGGACGGCGGGTGCCCAAGGCCTCGCTGGTGGCCGTGCTGTCCGCGGCCCCGCAGCGCAAGACGGCCCGGTCCGGCGAGTCCTGGCTGGGCAGCCCGCCCGCGCCCCTGCGCCGCACGTCGGAGGAGAGCGACAGCACGCGCACCTATGCGCCGCCCCGCCGCCTGCTCGTCTTCCGTGGGCTCGTCGAGGTCTGCCGCGTCGTGCCCGTGGTGCTGGGCACGGTGCTGGCGGTGACCGTGGTCGTCGCCCTGGCGGCGCTGCTCGACACCGGTGCCCCCGTGCTCGGCGCGCTCCTCGCCGTCGTGCTCGCCGGTCCGCTCCTGGCCGTCGCCGGCCTCCTCGCCGCCGCCGTCGCGACGGCCGCGAAGTGGCTGCTCGTGGGCCGCATGGGCCCGGGCCAGCACCCGTTGTGGAGCTCCTTCGTGTGGCGCAACGAGCTCGCGGACTCGTTCGTCGAGACCCTCGCCGTGCCCTGGTTCGCCCGCACCGTGACGGGCACGCCGCTGCTCAACCTCTGGTTCCGCTCGATGGGCGCCCGCATCGGGCGCGGGGTGTGGGTCGACACGCACTGGCTGCCCGAGGCGGACCTGGTCCACCTCGACGACGGCGCCACGGTCAACGCGGGCACGGTGGTGCAGACGCACCTCTTCCACGACCGGGTGCTCCAGCTCGACCGGGTGCGCCTCCGCCGGGGCGCGACCCTCGGCCCCAACAGCGTCATCCTCCCGGCGGCCGAGCTCGGACGGCACGCTACGGTGGGCCCGGTGTCCCTGGTCATGCGTGGTGAGTCCGTCCCCGACAAGACGGCCTGGATCGGCAACCCCATCGGGCCGTGGGCCCCGGCGAGCGGCCCGTCGACCGGCTCGGCGAGCGACGCGGTGAGCGGCTCGTGAGCCAGCTCCCCACCGCTGACGACTACCTCCCGGGCCACGGCGACCGGTCCTGGTCGGCGCGCTCCTACGAGCTCGACCTCTCCTACAAGGTGGTCGGCAACCGCCTGGCGGGGGAGGCCCGCATCGACGTGGAGGTGCTCGAGCGCACCGACCGCCTCGTGCTCGACCTCGCCCACCTCGACGTCGCCAAGGTGACCGTCGGCGGGAAGGCCCCCGCAAAGTTCGAGAAGCGCCGTCACCGGCTGGTCGTGCGGCTGCGCGAGAAGGCGGCGGTCGGCGCGCGCCTGGCGCTCGTCGTCAAGTACGGCGGCCACCCCCGCCCCGTCGTCGAGAAGCACCACGGCGACGCGGGCTGGGAGGAGCTCTCCGACGGCGTGATCGTCGCCGGGCAGCCCCACGGCGCGCCCACCTGGTTCCCCTGCAACGACCGGCCCGACGACAAGGCGACCTACCGCATCACGGTCACCACCGACGTCGGCTACACCGTCGTCTCCAACGGCCTGCTCGACGAGCGCCGCCGCCGCGGGTCCAGCGAGTCCTGGACCTACGTCATGGACGTGCCGATGGCGACCTACCTCGCCACCGTGCAGATCGGGCGCTACGACATCGTCGAGCACGACGGTCCCGTCCCGTTGTTCTCCGCGGTGCCCCAGGGCACCGGCCGCCACCGCACCGACGCGTACGACGCGGGCTTCGGCCGCCAGGCCGACATGCTGCGCGCGTTCGAGGGATGGTTCGGGCCCTACCCGTTCGGCTCCTACGCCGCCGTCGTGACGGGCGACGACCTGGAGATCCCGCTCGAGAGCCAGAGCCTGTCGACGTTCGGCAAGAACTTCGTCTCCGAGGAGTGGGAGCAGGTGCGGCTCGTCGCCCACGAGCTGGCCCACCAGTGGTTCGGCAACATCGTCACGCTGCGGCACTGGCGCGACATCTGGCTCCACGAGGGCTTCGCCTGCTACAGCGAGTGGCTGTGGTCGGAGGAGTCGGGCCGCGAGACCGCGCAGTGGTGGGCCGAGCACCACCACGCGAAGCTCGCGGACGCCGACCAGGACCTGGCGCTCATCGACCCGGGTCCGGAGCTCATGTTCGACGACCGGGTCTACAAGCGCGGTGCCCTGACGCTGCACGCGCTGCGCACCGCGGTCGGCGACGACGCGTTCTTCGACCTGCTGCGGGGCTGGACCTCCGAGCACGCCGGCGGCTCCGTCACCACCGAGGACTTCCTCGCCTTCGCCGCGACCCGCACGGGCACCGACGTGGCGAGCCTGCTGCGACCGTGGCTGGCGCAGAAGAAGCTGCCCGCCCTGCCGGGCTGATGGAGGGGCCGGACCACGCCGACGGGCGTCCTCGGCGGTGGCGCCCCTGGCCCCACGCCGACCGGGAGGTGCGCAGCTGCGGGTGGCGCGGGCACGTGACCTACGCCCCCGACGAGCCGGCGCTGGCACGCCGGCTCCAGGTCGCGACCGCGGTCGGGCCGGCCTGGCGCTGCCTGCGCTGCGGCGCGTTCGTGCCGGGCGAGCCGCGCGGCCGCGGACCGGCCGAGCGGGCGCCGGTCGTGCTGCGCGGACGGCTGCTGCGCGACGCGTGGGTGCTGCGCCTCCTCGCGGTCGACCGCTTCGTCCGGGGCACGCTGCTGCTCCTGCTCGCCGGGGCGCTCGTCTACTTCGACGAGCGGCGCGAGGTCGTCCGCAGCTACGTCGAGCGCGACCTGCCCAGCTTCAAGCCCTTCGTCGACGAGCTCGGCGTCGACCCCCAGCGGGGCGTCGCGCGGATCGTGCTCGAGCTGTTCGAGGTCAGCCACCAGCGGCTCGTGTGGATCACGGTCGGGATCGCGGCGTACGGGCTCCTGCTGCTCCTCGAGGGCGCCGGGCTCTGGGGCATGCGCCGCTGGGGCGAGTACGTCGCGGCCGCCGCCACCGCCGTCTTCCTCCCCGTCGAGGTGGCGGGTCTCCTCGGCCACCTGAGCCTGCTGCTGCTCGTGACCTTCCTGGTCAACCTGTTCCTCGTGGCCTACCTGGTGTGGACCAAGCGCCTCTTCGGGGTGCGTGGCGGACGCGCCGCGTGGGACGCCGAGCGGCGCCAGACCTCCCTGCTCGAGGTCGAGGGGGCCGCGGGGCCGGGCGGGGGCTGAGCCCGCGCCGTACCGGCTCTGCGGGGTGCACGGAGCCGCAGAAACGCCGATCGGCCCCTCGGCGCACTACCGTTGGGGGGTGAGCGACGCAGCAGACCCCGCAACGACCCCCGCAACGAACCCCGTGACCTTCGCCGACCTGGGCCTGGGCGAGACCGTCCTGAAGGCCCTCAAGGGTGTCGGCTACGAGAGCCCGTCCGCCATCCAGGCGCAGACGATCCCGCAGCTGCTGGAGGGTCGCGACGTCGTCGGACTGGCCCAGACCGGCACCGGCAAGACCGCGGCGTTCGCGCTGCCGGTGCTCGACCGCCTCGACCTCAAGCAGAAGACGCCGCAGGCGCTCGTGCTCGCGCCGACGCGCGAGCTGGCGCTGCAGGTGTGCGAGGCGTTCGAGAAGTACGCCGCGGGCAGCCGCGTCAGCGTGCTGCCGGTGTACGGCGGGCAGGGGTACGGCGTGCAGCTCTCGGCGCTGCGCCGCGGCGTCCACGTGGTCGTGGGCACGCCCGGCCGCATCATGGACCACCTCGACAAGGGCACGCTCGACCTCAGCGAGCTGCGCTTCCTCGTGCTGGACGAGGCCGACGAGATGCTCAACATGGGCTTCGCGGAGGACGTCGAGACGATCCTCGCCGAGACGCCCGACGAGAAGCAGGTCGCCCTCTTCAGCGCCACGATGCCGGCCCAGATCCGCCGGCTCTCGACGCGCTACCTGAACGACCCGGTCGAGATCACCGTCAAGGCCACGACGGCGACCGCCGCGAACATCACGCAGCGCTACCTCATCTGCAGCTACCCGCAGAAGGTCGACGCCCTCACGCGCATCCTCGAGGTCGAGAACTTCGAGGGCATGATCGTCTTCGTCCGCACCAAGCACGAGACGGAGACGCTGGCGGAGAAGCTGCGCGCCCGCGGGTTCTCGGCCGCCGCCATCAACGGCGACGTCGCCCAGGTGCAGCGCGAGCGCACGGTCAACCAGCTCAAGTCGGGCAAGCTCGACGTGCTCGTGGCGACGGACGTCGCGGCCCGCGGCCTCGACGTCGAGCGGATCAGCCACGTCGTCAACTACGACATCCCCACCGACACCGAGTCCTACGTGCACCGCATCGGCCGCACCGGGCGCGCGGGCCGGTCGGGCGACGCGATCTCGTTCGTGACGCCGCGGGAGAAGTACCTGCTGCGCCACATCGAGAAGGCCACGCGCCAGCCGCTCACGCAGATGTCGCTGCCCAGCGTGGACGACGTGAACTCGACCCGCCTGGCGCGCTTCGACGACCAGATCACCGAGGCGCTCGCCTCGCCGAAGGTGGACTTCTTCCGCGACGTGGTGCAGCACTACGTCGCCCACCACGACGTGCCGGAGATCGACGTGGCCGCCGCGCTCGCGGTCGTGCTGCAGGGCGAGGAGCCGCTGCTGCTCGACCCCGAGTCCGACCGGGCCCGCGAGCGTCGGGAGCGCGCGGAGCGGCCTGAGCGCACCGACCGCCCGGAGCGGGGCGACCGCCCGCAGCGCGGGGAGCGCCCGCAGCGGGGCCGCGAGGACCGCGACTCCCGCGGACGCCGCGGGGACTCCGACCGCCCGATGGCGACCTACCGCATCGCGGTCGGCAAGCGCCAGAAGGTGGAGCCCCGCCAGATCGTGGGCGCGATCGCCAACGAGGGGCACCTCTCGCGTCGCGACTTCGGGCACATCCAGATCCGGCCCGACCACTCGCTGGTCGAGCTGCCGGCGGACCTGCCCGCCTCGACGTGGGACGCGCTCAGCGGCACCCGCATCTCCGGCAAGCTCATCGAGCTGACCCTCGACGAGGGCGCGCCCGCCGGGCGCCAGCACCGCTCCGAGCGCTCGGACCGCTCGGACCGGCCCGACCGCGGCCGCCCGGCGCGTCGTCGCGACTGAGGCCGGACCCCGACCCCGACCCCGGGACGTCATGCGGAGCGGTGGCCCCGGCCGCCGCCGCGCATGACGTCCCGCGAGGGGCCCCGCAACGCACGCGTCCCCGACGTCCTGCGTGGACGTCGGGGACGCGTGCGTCTGGCGGGGGAGCGGGTCAGGCCCAGCGCTCCGCGGCGGGCGTGAAGGTGAGCCCGCGGTCGCCCGTGTAGATCTGCTTCGGGCGCGCGATCTTCTGCTCCTTGTCCTGCACGAGCTCGTTCCACTGCGCGAGCCAGCCCGGCGTGCGGCCGATGGCGAAGAGCACGGTGAACATCTCGGGCGGGAACTCCAGCGCCTCGTAGATGAGGCCCGAGTAGAAGTCGACGTTGGGGTAGAGCTTGCGCTTGACGAAGTACTCGTCCTCGAGCGCGATCTTCTCCAGCTCCTGGGCGATCTCGAGCAGCGGGTTGACCCCGGTGACCTCGAAGACGTCGTCGGCGGCCTTCTTGATGATGCGGGCGCGCGGGTCGTAGTTCTTGTAGACCCGGTGGCCGAAGCCCATGAGGCGCTCCTCGCCCTTCTTCACCCCCTCGATGAACGCGGGGATGTTCTCCTTGCTGCCGATGCGGCGCAGCATCCGGAGCACGGCCTCGTTGGCACCGCCGTGCAGCGGGCCGAAGAGGGCGCCGATGCCGGCGGCCACGGAGGAGTAGGGGTCGACCTGCGAGCTGCCGACGGAGCGCACCGCGTTGGCCGAGCAGTTCTGCTCGTGGTCGGCGTGGAGGATGAAGAGCACGTCGAGGGCCTTCACGAGGCGCTCGTCGGGCTGGTACTTCGACTCGCTCATCTTGAAGAGCATCGAGAGGAAGTTGGCCGTGTAGGAGAGGTCGTTGTCCGGGTAGACGTAGGGCTTGCCCTGCGCGTGCCGGAACGACCAGGCGCCGAGCGTCGGCATCTTCGCGATCATCCGCACGATCTGCATGTGCCGGTTGTCGGCGTCGTGGATGTTGCCGGCCGCGGGGTAGAACGTCGACAGGGCCCCCACCGACGCCATGAGCATCCCCATGGGGTGCGCGTCGTACCGGAAGCCCTGCATCAGCGACTTGACGTTCTCGTGCACGAACGTGTGGAACGTGATCTCGTGCTCCCACGCCTCGTACTGCTCCTTCGTGGGGAGCTCGCCGTGGATGAGCAGGTAGGCCACCTCGAGGAAGGTCGAGTGCTCCGCGAGCTGCTCGATGGGGTAGCCCCGGTACTCCAGGATGCCCTTGTCGCCGTCGATGTAGGTGACGGAGCTGCGACACGAGGCCGTGTTCGTGAAGCCGGGGTCGTAGACCGCCAGACCGGGCTGGTCGTCCTCGGACTTGATCTTGCCCAGGTCGGCGGCGCGGATGGTGCCGTCGACGATGGGGACGTCGTACTCCTGACCCGTGCGGTTGTCGCGGATGGTCAGGGAGGCGCCCGGAGTTCCTGCGTCGGTCACGTCGACTCCTCGTCGGTGCGTTCGGGCGGCAGCGCGCAACCGGTGCGCCTGCCGGATGGCATCGTCGCCTAACCTAGCCCTCCGGCCAGGCCGAGCCCCCTCCGGGCTGGTTACCCACGGGTACGCCGCGGCGCGGCCCCGCGCGGTCGTTTTGACCCGCGCGACCCCCGCCTCGTAGTGTTGCCGGTCGCGCCCCCTGCCGCGTCGTGACTCCCGGTCCTCCGGACGGTCGCGGTGCAGATCCGGACGGTCGCCCCCGACGCGGGGGAGCCGAGCCGGGCAGTGTTCGTCAGAGGGTGCGGAACCACCACCCGGCCGGGGGCTTCCCGGGCGGGTCCACGAACGAGAAGAAGGCACGACGTTGCGTACGTACGCCCCGAAGCCCGCTGACATCCAGCGCGAGTGGCTCGTCATCGACGCGCAGGACATCGTCCTGGGTCGCCTCGCGGTCCAGGTCGCCAACCTCCTGCGCGGCAAGCACAAGCCGCAGTTCGCCCCCAACGCCGACACCGGTGACTTCGTCATCGTCGTCAACGCTGACAAGGTCGCGCTGTCCGGCACCAAGAAGACGACCAAGCTCGCCTACCGCCACTCGGGCTACCCCGGTGGTCTCACCGCGACCCCGATCGGTGAGCTCCTGGAGAAGGACGCGCGCAAGGCGATCGAGAAGGCCGTGTGGGGCATGCTGCCGAAGAACCGCCTCGGCCGGCAGCAGCTGAAGAAGCTCAAGGTCTACTCCGGCCCCGAGCACCCGCACAGCGCCCAGCAGGCGAAGCCCTACGAGATCACGCAGATCTCGCAGGGTCGCTGACCCCCACCGCCACCGCGCACCCCCAGACTCCAGGATCAGTGAGGAACACCGTGAGCACTCCCGAGACCGAGGTCGAGGAGACCTACGAGGTCAACGAGCAGGGCGTCGCCTACAGCAGCGAGAGCGCCCCCAGCGCCGACGCTCCTGAGCGCATCGCCACCATCGCCCCCGCTGCGGCCACCGGCCGTCGCAAGGAGGCCGTGGCCCGTGTCCGCATCGTGCCGGGCACCGGCGTGTGGACCATCAACGGCCGCACCCTCGACTCGTACTTCCCGAACAAGCTGCACCAGCAGGTCGTCAACGAGCCCTTCGCGACGACCCAGCTCGAGGGCCGCTTCGACGTCATCGCCCGCATCCACGGCGGTGGCATCACCGGTCAGGCCGGCGCCCTGCGCCTCGGCGTGGCCCGCGCCCTCAACGACGTCGACGTCGAGGCCAACCGCCCCTCGCTCAAGAAGGCCGGGCTGCTCCGTCGCGACGCCCGCGTCATCGAGCGCAAGAAGGCCGGTCTCAAGAAGGCCCGCAAGGCGCCGCAGTTCAGCAAGCGCTGATCGTCCCGCCGCGCGTCGGCCGCCCGGGTGTCGTCCTCGACGACACCCGGGCGTGCTTTTTCCCGCCCTGCCGGGGTCGCCGCGCGGTCCGTCCGGGCAGGGCGGGGAACGGAGCTCCTTCATGACGCGCCTCTTCGGGACCGACGGCGTCCGCGGACTCGCGAACGACGTCCTCACCGCCGAGCTGGCCCTCGACCTCTCCGTCGCCGCGGCGCACGTGCTCGCGGAGGCCGGCGCGCTGACCCACGCGGACGGGTCGCGCCCGCTCGCCGTCGTCGGTCGTGACACCCGCGTCTCCGGCCAGTTCCTCGAGGCCGCCGTGGTCGCGGGCCTCGCCTCTGCCGGAGTCGACGTGCTGCTCCTCGGCGTGCTGCCGACCCCCGGCGTCGCCTACCTCACCGACGTGCTCGACGCCGACCTCGGCGTGATGCTGTCGGCGTCCCACAACCCCATGCCGGACAACGGCATCAAGTTCCTCGCGCGCGGCGGCGTCAAGCTCGACGACGCGATCGAGCGCGCCATCGAGGCGCGGCTGCGCGAGCCCTGGCAGCGTCCCACCGGTGCGGGCGTCGGCCGCGTGACCGCCCACGCTGGCGGCGCCGACCAGTACGTCGCGCACCTCGCCTCCACGCTCACGACGCCCCTCGCGGGGCTCAAGCTCGTGCTCGACTGCGCCGAGGGGGCGGCCAGCGAGGTGGGGCCGGCGGCCCTGCGCGCCGCGGGCGCCGAGGTGGTCGCCATCCACGCCTCGCCCGACGGGCTCAACATCAATGACGGGTGCGGCTCCACCCACCTGGGCCCGCTGCGCGCCGCCGTGCTCGCCCACGGGGCCGACGCCGGGTTCGCCCTCGACGGCGACGCCGACCGGTGCCTCGCGGTGGACGCGCGCGGCGAGGACGTCGACGGGGACCAGATCCTCGCCGTGCTGGCCCTCGCGCTGCGCGAGGCCGGCGAGCTCGCCGGCGACACGGTCGTGGCGACCGTCATGAGCAACCTGGGCTTCACCCGAGCGCTCCGGGCGCACGGCATCACCGTCACGGCCACGCAGGTGGGCGACCGCTACGTGCTCGAGGAGATGAACGCCTCGGGCCGCGTGCTCGGCGGCGAGCAGTCGGGCCACGTCGTCATGCGGCGCCACGCCACGACGGGCGACGGCCTCCTCACCGCGCTCCACCTCGCCCAGCGGATGGCCGTCACGGGGTCGTCCCTGGCCGACCTCGCCGGGGTGATGACCCGCATGCCGCAGGTGCTCGTCAACGTCCCCGGGGTCGACAAGGCCCGCACGGACGACGAGGTGCTCCAGGAGGCGGTGGCGGCCGAGCAGGACAAGCTCGGGGACTCCGGCCGCATCCTGCTGCGTCCCTCCGGCACCGAGCCCGTGGTGCGGGTGATGGTGGAGGCGACCACCGACGACGAGGCCCGCGGCGTCGCCGACCGGCTCGCCGAGGTCGTCCGCGAGCGGCTGACCCTGGCCTAGGCCTCCCTGCCGCTGCGGGTGGATCAGGCGCGGCGGTCGTCCACCTGGTCCACGCCGTCCGCGTCGTCCACGACCTCGATGCGCTCCCGGCGGACCGGGACGGTCTGCGTGACCAGCTCGGTGGTGACGTACCTGCGGAGCCGCGGGCGGCCCGCCTGCGGCGTGGCGGTGCCGACCCCGGCGTTCTCCGCG containing:
- a CDS encoding citrate synthase, producing the protein MTDAGTPGASLTIRDNRTGQEYDVPIVDGTIRAADLGKIKSEDDQPGLAVYDPGFTNTASCRSSVTYIDGDKGILEYRGYPIEQLAEHSTFLEVAYLLIHGELPTKEQYEAWEHEITFHTFVHENVKSLMQGFRYDAHPMGMLMASVGALSTFYPAAGNIHDADNRHMQIVRMIAKMPTLGAWSFRHAQGKPYVYPDNDLSYTANFLSMLFKMSESKYQPDERLVKALDVLFILHADHEQNCSANAVRSVGSSQVDPYSSVAAGIGALFGPLHGGANEAVLRMLRRIGSKENIPAFIEGVKKGEERLMGFGHRVYKNYDPRARIIKKAADDVFEVTGVNPLLEIAQELEKIALEDEYFVKRKLYPNVDFYSGLIYEALEFPPEMFTVLFAIGRTPGWLAQWNELVQDKEQKIARPKQIYTGDRGLTFTPAAERWA
- the rplM gene encoding 50S ribosomal protein L13; the protein is MRTYAPKPADIQREWLVIDAQDIVLGRLAVQVANLLRGKHKPQFAPNADTGDFVIVVNADKVALSGTKKTTKLAYRHSGYPGGLTATPIGELLEKDARKAIEKAVWGMLPKNRLGRQQLKKLKVYSGPEHPHSAQQAKPYEITQISQGR
- the rpsI gene encoding 30S ribosomal protein S9; amino-acid sequence: MTPTATAHPQTPGSVRNTVSTPETEVEETYEVNEQGVAYSSESAPSADAPERIATIAPAAATGRRKEAVARVRIVPGTGVWTINGRTLDSYFPNKLHQQVVNEPFATTQLEGRFDVIARIHGGGITGQAGALRLGVARALNDVDVEANRPSLKKAGLLRRDARVIERKKAGLKKARKAPQFSKR
- the glmM gene encoding phosphoglucosamine mutase, which codes for MTRLFGTDGVRGLANDVLTAELALDLSVAAAHVLAEAGALTHADGSRPLAVVGRDTRVSGQFLEAAVVAGLASAGVDVLLLGVLPTPGVAYLTDVLDADLGVMLSASHNPMPDNGIKFLARGGVKLDDAIERAIEARLREPWQRPTGAGVGRVTAHAGGADQYVAHLASTLTTPLAGLKLVLDCAEGAASEVGPAALRAAGAEVVAIHASPDGLNINDGCGSTHLGPLRAAVLAHGADAGFALDGDADRCLAVDARGEDVDGDQILAVLALALREAGELAGDTVVATVMSNLGFTRALRAHGITVTATQVGDRYVLEEMNASGRVLGGEQSGHVVMRRHATTGDGLLTALHLAQRMAVTGSSLADLAGVMTRMPQVLVNVPGVDKARTDDEVLQEAVAAEQDKLGDSGRILLRPSGTEPVVRVMVEATTDDEARGVADRLAEVVRERLTLA